A part of Miscanthus floridulus cultivar M001 chromosome 6, ASM1932011v1, whole genome shotgun sequence genomic DNA contains:
- the LOC136460605 gene encoding hydroxyethylthiazole kinase-like yields MVPSPGPSLACALTWERAAVERPGRGVPLAEPRTGVDSSHGSVDAIEAAKALALSSSAVVAVSGAVDFITDGNQVVGVSNGVPMMQKITATGCAVTALIAAFVAMEPSDAIVAAACALAIFGLAGEIGMDSAKGPASLRS; encoded by the exons atggtgccgtcgccgggcCCCTCGCTGGCGTGCGCGCTCACCTGGGAgcgtgccgccgtcgagcggcctggccgcggcgtccCCTTGGCTGAGCCCA ggaCT GGTGTGGACAGTTCACATGGCTCTGTGGATGCTATTGAAGCTGCAAAAGCATTGGCACTGTCCAGCAGCGCTGTCGTCGCAGTATCCGGAGCTGTTGACTTCATCACTGATGGCAATCAGGTTGTCGGCGTGAGCAATGGTGTGCCCATGATGCAGAAGATCACCGCAACAGGGTGCGCTGTGACTGCTCTTATTGCTGCATTTGTCGCCATGGAACCTTCGGATGCCATAGTTGCAGCAGCATGTGCTCTTGCCATCTTTGGTCTGGCGGGTGAGATTGGGATGGATTCAGCCAAGGGGCCTGCCTCTCTTAGGAGTTAG